One part of the Phoenix dactylifera cultivar Barhee BC4 chromosome 4, palm_55x_up_171113_PBpolish2nd_filt_p, whole genome shotgun sequence genome encodes these proteins:
- the LOC103717853 gene encoding uncharacterized protein LOC103717853 isoform X4 codes for MDHQVDQLGSREMENGLAEAVAVHVSTMPRMCPRPQLATVVSSCTSSCNSNNVELPHVQAHANPTMLIASCFPLDLQLQY; via the exons ATGGATCATCAAGTGGATCAACTTGGCAGCCGTGAG ATGGAAAATGGACTGGCAGAGGCAGTTGCTGTTCATGTCTCAACAATGCCACGCATGTGTCCTCGTCCCCAATTGG CTACTGTTGTCTCAAGTTGTACAAGCTCATGCAACTCCAACAATGTTGAATTGCCTCATGTACAAGCTCATGCAAATCCAACAATGTTGATTGCCTCAT GTTTCCCACTTGATCTACAGTTGCAGTACTGA